A segment of the Bacillus sp. es.034 genome:
ACATCATCGATAAGTTGAGCGTAGATATTTTTGTTAGAACGGAAAACGTTCAAACGAGGACGAGTTTCAGTTCCAGTAATCTTTGAACGGACACGAGCATGTCTTTTCTTACGTGTTTTGTTCTTATCTGGCTTAGTAATCACCTACGGTCACTCCTTTCTTTTGCCTACGCGGCATTATTTACCTGTTTTACCTTCTTTACGACGAACATATTCACCTTCGTAGCGAATACCTTTTCCTTTGTAAGGCTCAGGAGAGCGTACAGCACGAATGTTAGCAGCTAATGCTCCAACACGTTCTTTGTCGATACCTTTGATAGATATCTTTGTATTAGCCGGTACTTCGATCTCGATACCTTGTTCTGGCTCAATCTCAACTGGGTGAGAGTAACCAACGTTAAGTACAAGCTTAGTACCTTGTTTTTGAGCACGGTAACCTACACCGACAAGCTCAAGATTTCTTTGGAATCCTTTAGATACACCTTCAACCATGTTCGCGATTAGGGCACGAGTTGTACCGTGTAACGCGCGGTGTTCTTTTGCATCAGAAGGACGAGTAACTGTTGCTACATTTCCTTCTAATTCAACTTTAATATCAGAATTGAATGTACGAGAAAGTTCCCCTTTAGGTCCTTTTACAGTTACTGTGTTATCTTCAGCAACTGTTAGAGTAACGTCAGATGGAATTTCTACTGGTAGTT
Coding sequences within it:
- the rplF gene encoding 50S ribosomal protein L6; this encodes MSRVGKLPVEIPSDVTLTVAEDNTVTVKGPKGELSRTFNSDIKVELEGNVATVTRPSDAKEHRALHGTTRALIANMVEGVSKGFQRNLELVGVGYRAQKQGTKLVLNVGYSHPVEIEPEQGIEIEVPANTKISIKGIDKERVGALAANIRAVRSPEPYKGKGIRYEGEYVRRKEGKTGK